In the Dolichospermum flos-aquae CCAP 1403/13F genome, GAACGGGGGTTATTTGATGCTGTTTTTCTAGCAGATAGTCCAGGCGTTTGGGGTGGTTCTCCTGAAACTCAAATTCGTAATGGGAAAATGGCTCATTTTGAGCCTGTTACTCTATTTTCGGCTTTATCCTCCGTTACCAAAAACATCGGTTTTATTTCCACTGCTTCCACTACCTACGAAGATCCTTACACATTGGCACGGAAGTTTGCTTCCCTAGACCATTTAAGTAACGGCCGTGCAGGATGGAATGTAGTCACCACAGGTAATGAGAATGCGGCGGCTAATTTTGGACTGGAACATCATCCAGAACACAGCCAACGTTATGAACGGGCTGAAGAGTTTGTGGAAGTGGTGCAAGGATTGTGGGATAGTTGGGAGGATGATGCCTTTATCAAAGATAGAGAATCTGGTGTTTATTTTGATGCGGACAAACTGCATACATTGAATCACAAGGGCAAACATTTTGCTGTTAGAGGTCCTTTAAATGTTGCTCGTCCACCCCAAGGTTATCCTGTCATTGTCCAAGCTGGTGCTTCTGAACCAGGAAGAGATTTAGCGGCACGCACTGCTGAGGTAATTTTCACTGCTAATCAAACTTTAGCCGATGCTCAGGAATTTTACGCGGATGTTAAAGGGCGGTTGGCGAAATATGGACGTTCCCCCGATGATCTTAAAATCATGCCTGGTGCTTTCCCCATTATAGGGCGTACCGAAGAAGAAGCTCAGGAAAAATATGAGTTTTTGCAATCTTTAATTCATCCTGATGTAGCTTGGGGAATTTTAGCTAACTATTACAAAGGTGTGGATTTGTCTAAATATTCTTTAGATGATATAGCTCCTGAATTACCCACTGATACCAACAATAACAAGAGTCGTCTGAAACTGGTTAAGGATTTAGCTACTCGTGGCACTCTCACACTGCGTGAGTTATATCGTTCTTTGGCGACCGCACGGGGTCATCGTACCATTTTGGGTACTCCTGAAGCCATCGCTGATCAATTAGAAGAATGGTTTATCAATGGTGCGGCGGATGGTTTTAATATTATGCCACCGATCCTACCTACAGGATTGGATGAGTTTGTGAATTTAGTCGTTCCTGTTCTGCAAAAACGCGGACTCTTTCGTACTGAATATGAGGGTAGTACCTTGCGTGAAAACCTTGGTTTACGTCGTCCAGTTAATCGTTTTGCTGTTCAACAACAGGAAAAAACGTTGGCATTTGTGTAAATGATTCCTACAGATCCCCGACTTCTTTGAGAAGTCGGGGATCTAAACCATCCCGTCAGCACAGACGTTAAAAGCCTACCGGAGTCTATGCAGACTATCGGAAAGTTAGGCTTGTCTAAAAGACAAGAATCTCACGTTCAACACTCAAGTCAAAATCAACAGCACAATCTCCCACAGATTCCCGATTTCTTGAAAATTCATAACTTTTAGATTCTGCAATTGTTTGAGAAGTCAGGGATCTAAGTTGTCTTGTAACTTTTCTAAGGAAAATATGACTAAATATAGCAAATTGAAAAGCTCCCCCTCCGCCGCAGTCAGAGCCAATCTTGATTATCCTGTCATTGATACTGATGTTCACACTAATGACTTTACTCCTGCTCTTGAGGATTATATTGCTCACTACGGCGGTGTGAAGCTGGTAGATGAATTACGCAAAGCTGAATCCTCCCGTCTCAATTCCAAGACTGAAGGTAAAGACTGGTATCAACAAACTCCAGAAGAACGTCAGAACAACCGCACAATTCGATCGCCTTGGTGGGCTAGAGTTACCCGTAATACCTTAGATTTGGCTACCTATACTCTCCCCGCATTACTCTATGAACGTCAAGCGGAGCAAGGCTCAGACTATTCTGTACTATTTCCTAATAATGCCTTAGCTGCGGCTGGTGCAAGTAAGGAGAACCGTCAATTATTGCAACGGGCGATTAATCATTATCATGCTGATATTTACCGCCCATATAGCGATCGCCTGACAGTAGTAGCTGGTATCCCCATGACTACTCCCCAAGAAGCGATTGAAGAGTTAGAATTTGCGGTAAATACACTAGGTTTGAAAGTTGCAAATATTCCTGGTGGTGTGAAACGTCCAATTAAAGCGATCGCAGATAAATATCCTGCCGATCAATTCCCCGAAATTGGCAAATATGCCTCTTACATTGACTTTTTCGGTCTAGATAGTGAATACGACTATGATCCCTTCTGGGCTAAAGCCGTCGAATTAGGCGTACCTCTCACCACTCATTACGGTAGCCAAGGATGGACTGGACGCTCCTCCATTAGTAACTACATGAACAACCACATCGGTCACTTTGCTGATGGTTCACAAGCGTTTGCCAAAGCCTTGTTTTTTGGTGGTGTAACTAGACGCTTCCCACAATTGCGTGTTGGGATGCTAGAAGGTGGTGCAGATTGGGGCGCTCACGTCTACATTCATTTAGTGGATCGTTTCTCCAAACGGAGTTTAGAAGGACTGCAAAACTACAACCCAGATTTAGCTAATCCTGATGAGTTGTTTGAGTTATTTGCACAGTATGGTGGAGAAATTACTCAAGGACATTCCCTCAGCAAAGAAGAATTAACTAAGAGTGTATTGGGAGCTTCCTTCAACCGTCACAGTCGTTCACCTGTGGGTAGTGAGTTGGAAGATTTTGGTGCAGCAGGTATTCAGTCAATTGAAGATATACGCGATCTTTGGGTGAACAGTTTCTTCTTTGGTTCTGAATCTGATGATCGTACCATTGCAGCCGCATTCAACGACAAAGCCAACCCCTTGGGAGTCAAGCTTAATGCCATTTACTCCTCCGATGTTGGTCACTGGGATGTACCCGATCTCACCGCACCTTTAGCGGAAAGCTGGGATTTGGTAAGAGAAGGCGTGATTTCTGAAGATGACTTCAAGGCTTATGTATTCGGCAATCCTCATAAATTCTACACCCAAGCTAACCCCGATTTCTTCAAAGATACAGCAGTAGAATCCAAACTACCTAAGACCGAATCTCAAGTAGAGAACAAAACTTTGGTAAGTGTGTAAATGACTTTGTAATGTTGTAGCCATAGAGACGTTATATATAACGTCTCTACATTCATTTCCTAATGCTTATGTTTTGCCAACTTCAACGCCGACAACAAGAGAATGATACCCAAAATTACATATAAGGAAGAACTTGCTACATACCTCAAAAGACTACTGCCAATAAATGCTCCCAATATTGAACCAGATGCCATTGAAACAATGAATCCTTGTTCTGATTTTACTTCTTTTAATCGTTGCTGACTTTTGTATTTGTATAGACCCATAATGATTGTGGGAATGCTGATTGCCAGACTCAAACTTCCTGCTAATTTGATGTCAATTGCAAACACCATAATAATTGTCGGGATAATCAACTCACCGCCTGCGACACCAAGCATACTGCTGAATATACCAATCACAATTCCCGCTACAAACGCGATACCTATTCTTAGTAAATTTGGAAGTTGCCAACTTTGAAGACTGAAAATAAAATTATGTCCAATTAATACAAAGCTGAGAAAAAATAGAAAAACAACAACAACTCGATTTAAAGTTTTTTCGTTGATTTTGGTGGCATAGTTAACTCCAACATAAGAACCAATCAGAGAACCTGCCAAAATATTAATGATTACTGTCAGGTTTGAGAAAACATTCTCAAGACCAATAATGCCACTCCGAAAAATGAAAGAAAAAGTGACAGTAACGAGACTCACCATGAGATTAATAATAATTGCTTGTAAAGTTCGATAGTTAAAAATGCTAACTAAAACTGGTAGGCGAAATTCTGCACCACCTAAACCAATTAATCCCCCAAGAATTCCAACCAAAGCACCCCAAGCAAACGCCCAAATATTCCGCATCAAAATTTTCACACCCATAACAAAAACTAGATTATGAGCAATTCTATAACTTTACCAACCACCAAACTCGGTCAAACCGGACTCACCGTTTCTCGGCTCGTTCTCGGTACAATGACCTTCGGACTACAAACAGATGAAGAAACATCTATAAAAATCCTCGATACCGCAGCCGAAGCTGGAATCAACTTTCTCGATACGGCTGATGTTTATCCCCTTGGTGGTGGACTACCCACTGCTGGAAGGACTGAGGAAATTATTGGCCGTTGGTTAAAAGGCAAACGAGAACATTTTATCATTGCTACTAAGGCCGTCGGTAAAGTTGGTCCTGCACCTTGGGACCAGGGATCTTCACGCAAACATATCTTAGATGCTATTGATGCTTCCCTCAGACGACTGGGAACTGATTATGTTGACCTGTATCAATTGCATTCTGATGATGCTTCAACTCCTCTGGATGAAACCCTAGAAGCACTCGATACAATAGTTCGTGCTGGTAAAGTCCGCTATATCGGAGTTTCCAACTTCTTAGCTTACCGATTAGCCCGCGCTTTGGGTCGTGCAGATGTCCGTCATTTGACTCGCTTTGTCTCCATTCAACCCCGCTATAATCTCTTATTCCGGGAAATTGAGCGAGAATTATTACCCCTAGCGCAAGAAGAAGGACTGGCTGTAATTCCCTACAATCCCTTAGCAGGGGGACTGCTGACAGGTAAACATAATCTGGCTGAAGGTCCAACATCAGGTACTCGTTTTACTTTGGGTGCAGCCGCAGAGCGTTATCAAGACCGTTATTGGCATGACCGCGAATTTAATACTGTGGAACAATTACGCACAGTGGCAGATTTGGCGGGATTATCCCTGACTAGTCTAGCAGTAGCTTGGGTTCTGGCTAATCCGATTATTACAGCCCCTATCATTGGTGCTAGTCGTCCAGAACAACTTTTTGACAGTCTCAAGGCTGTGGAAGTCAAACTTGACGACAATTTGAAACAAAAACTAGATGACATTACCGCCGAATATCGTCGGGGAGATGCTGTGCGTTAGAACCGAACATTAAGCCTTTTCCAAATCTAAGTTTTGGAATTGGTAGTCACTATCTCAAAGCTTAAATTTTCTGTAGATGACCACCAAAAGTTATTTAAATCAGCAATATCTCATGGATAAAAAAGTTATGATTAAACGCCGTCGTTTTCTCAATTTTGCCACATCAAGTCTATGTGGATTTTCTATGGCATATCTGTTAGGAAGTTGTAGAGACCAAAGCCAACAGAATTTGGTAAAAAGTCCCAGTTCCTTGGATATCAAAACTAAGGTTCTCCGCATGGGGTATCAGAGTGCAGGGGATCTATTCAGAAATCGCAAAGTTTTAGAGAAACGCTTAGAGCCGTTGGGAATTAAGGTGGAATGGGCGCAATTTGCCCAAGGACCTCAACTCATGGAAGGGATGCGTGTTGGCAAAATTGATGTGGGATCAGTGGGAGAAACACCACCAATTTTTGCTCAAGTAGCTGGTTCAAATCTTGTTTATGTTGTGGGTACACAAAGAACCGCAACCACGGGAAAAAGTAGTGTTATTGCCGTACCACCGGAATCTCCACTGAAGAAGTTTGAGGATATTAAAGGGCAAGAAGTATATTTTCAAAAAGGCTCGGCATCCCACTATTTTATTCTTAGAGCCTTGCAGTCAATTGGCTTAACTATCAAGGATATTAAAATCAAAAGTATACCGACTATTGAGGCGCGGGCTGCGTTTTTGGAAGGGAGAATTCCCGTTTGGATGACAGGAGATCCCCACTATGCGATCGCTCAAAAAATGGGTCGAATTCGAGTTCTTAGAGATTCTGTAGGGCTAGATTCTCCTGGTGGTTACTATATTGCTGATAGACAATTTGCCGAAGATAATCCTGGCTTGCTCAAAATTATTATTGAGGAACTTCATGCTCTCGATCAATGGGCAGAAAAAAATCGAGATGAAGTAGCTAAATTGATGATTACTGAACAAAAACTCGATGAAGATGTAGTCGCAAAAGTGATGTCTCGTCGTACTTTTGCCGGACGCAGAGGACTCAGCCCTGCCCTAATTGCTGAACAACAACGCGTGGCCGATTTGTTCTTTCAAGAGGGAGTGATTCCTAAAAAAATTAATATTCAGGAAGCCTTACTTTCGCCTGATTTATATGCTGCAATCACACCACCAGAAATTATGGTTTAGGAAATATTACAGCAGGGCGTTAAAAAAGCAAATTAAACCTGCTTTTTAATAATTTTTACTTGTTAATTACTTATGCCCTTGGTCGGTTTATGTTGCCGACTATTTTTATTTGACAGAACAACTTACTTCCATGACTAAAAAAATCAGACTTTCTAAATCTTTTCAACGCGCTCCCAATGCGCCCGAATTACCAGATACTCCTTTCCTATTTATTTGTTATTTTGTGAATCAGTTTCGCTGGTGGTATGTGTTAATGGTGCTTCTGGAAATCGCCCACGCCACCTGTGGAATTATGTTACCTTATGCGATTGGTGAAATGATTCGCAGTGTGACACGACACTCCACGGGGGACAGTAAACTGATTTTTGATATTTTGAGACAACCCTTGATTCTGTTTACGTCCTTGAGTATAGGTGAGGTGGTATTTGGGCGTTCCGCTGGACTGTTACAAACTATTCTCCATCCCATCCACAGACAGCATATTGTGCGATCGCTATATGCCTATTTACAGCAGCATTCCCATCGTTATCTCAGCAGTAGTTTTGCTGGTGCGTTAGCCCATCGCATTGCGGAAACTTCCCTGGGTGTTACCCAAACGATGCAAATGATGATTACGGAATTTATGCCAGTAATTATCGTTTATATAGTCTCCACAATTCTACTCTATCGCGCCTATCCTCCCCTAGCGGCATTTGTGGGGATTTGGGCAGTTTTGTTTATCAGTATTTCCTTCTGGTTGGCGACTCGTTGTCGAATATATGCACGGAAAGCCGCCGCTGCTAGAAGTGAAACTACAGGTATTATTGTAGATTCTGTGACAAATCTTACTAGTAGTAGACTTTTTGCCCGTTTGGGTTTTGAACGCCGCTATTTGAATGACCAATTAAAACGCGAACTCAGGGAGGTGAGAAAATCTAACTGGTATTCTGAACGAATTCGCTGGTTTCAGTTTATTTCAGCAGCAATTCTGAAAATTGGTACTCTATATTACTCACTTTCTCTGTGGAGTCAAGGAAAAATAGCTGCGGCTGACTTTGTTGTTGCCACCAGTTTGTCACTTTTAATCATTAGTGAAGCCCGCAATTTAAGCAAACGGTTTCTAGAGTTTTTTGAACATATTGGTAATGTAGCTAATGGTGTGAATACTATCATTCAACCCCATGAAATTACTGATCGGGATAATGCTATAAATCACGCCATCACTAAAGGTAGTATTGAGTTTCGGCAGGTGCATTTCAGTTACTCATCAGAAAAGACTGTATTCACTAATCTTTCTGTCACCATTCAACCAGGAGAGCGCGTCGGATTAGTGGGTTTTTCCGGTTCTGGGAAATCTACTTTTGTCAATCTGATTTTGCGTTTATTTGACCCTCAATCGGGACAAATATTGATTGATGGGGTGGATATCAAAGATATGACTCAGGAAGCCCTACATTCGCAAATTAGTTTGATTCCTCAAGATCCTTCTCTGTTCCATCGGACTTTATTAGAAAATATTCTCTACGGACGTTTAGAAGCATCACAGGCGGAATTGATAGAAGCAGCACGGAAAGCCTATGCTGACGATTTTATTGTCCAAATGACGGAGGGTTATGATTCTTTGGTGGGTGAACGCGGTGTTAAACTCTCTGGGGGACAAAGACAAAGAATTGCTATCGCCCGTGTTATCCTCAAAAATGCACCCATCTTAATCTTAGATGAAGCCACTTCTAGCCTTGATTCCATTACCGAAAAAGCCATTCAAGATACTCTGGATTCAGCAATGAATGGAAAAACAGTTATTGTAGTAGCCCATCGTTTATCCACTATCGCTCATTTAGACCGGATTTTGGTGTTTGA is a window encoding:
- a CDS encoding LLM class flavin-dependent oxidoreductase — translated: MSAKRQFRLGAFIQATGHHISAWRHPNTQIDAGLNFEHYKEITQTAERGLFDAVFLADSPGVWGGSPETQIRNGKMAHFEPVTLFSALSSVTKNIGFISTASTTYEDPYTLARKFASLDHLSNGRAGWNVVTTGNENAAANFGLEHHPEHSQRYERAEEFVEVVQGLWDSWEDDAFIKDRESGVYFDADKLHTLNHKGKHFAVRGPLNVARPPQGYPVIVQAGASEPGRDLAARTAEVIFTANQTLADAQEFYADVKGRLAKYGRSPDDLKIMPGAFPIIGRTEEEAQEKYEFLQSLIHPDVAWGILANYYKGVDLSKYSLDDIAPELPTDTNNNKSRLKLVKDLATRGTLTLRELYRSLATARGHRTILGTPEAIADQLEEWFINGAADGFNIMPPILPTGLDEFVNLVVPVLQKRGLFRTEYEGSTLRENLGLRRPVNRFAVQQQEKTLAFV
- a CDS encoding aliphatic sulfonate ABC transporter substrate-binding protein → MIKRRRFLNFATSSLCGFSMAYLLGSCRDQSQQNLVKSPSSLDIKTKVLRMGYQSAGDLFRNRKVLEKRLEPLGIKVEWAQFAQGPQLMEGMRVGKIDVGSVGETPPIFAQVAGSNLVYVVGTQRTATTGKSSVIAVPPESPLKKFEDIKGQEVYFQKGSASHYFILRALQSIGLTIKDIKIKSIPTIEARAAFLEGRIPVWMTGDPHYAIAQKMGRIRVLRDSVGLDSPGGYYIADRQFAEDNPGLLKIIIEELHALDQWAEKNRDEVAKLMITEQKLDEDVVAKVMSRRTFAGRRGLSPALIAEQQRVADLFFQEGVIPKKINIQEALLSPDLYAAITPPEIMV
- a CDS encoding ABC transporter ATP-binding protein, giving the protein MTKKIRLSKSFQRAPNAPELPDTPFLFICYFVNQFRWWYVLMVLLEIAHATCGIMLPYAIGEMIRSVTRHSTGDSKLIFDILRQPLILFTSLSIGEVVFGRSAGLLQTILHPIHRQHIVRSLYAYLQQHSHRYLSSSFAGALAHRIAETSLGVTQTMQMMITEFMPVIIVYIVSTILLYRAYPPLAAFVGIWAVLFISISFWLATRCRIYARKAAAARSETTGIIVDSVTNLTSSRLFARLGFERRYLNDQLKRELREVRKSNWYSERIRWFQFISAAILKIGTLYYSLSLWSQGKIAAADFVVATSLSLLIISEARNLSKRFLEFFEHIGNVANGVNTIIQPHEITDRDNAINHAITKGSIEFRQVHFSYSSEKTVFTNLSVTIQPGERVGLVGFSGSGKSTFVNLILRLFDPQSGQILIDGVDIKDMTQEALHSQISLIPQDPSLFHRTLLENILYGRLEASQAELIEAARKAYADDFIVQMTEGYDSLVGERGVKLSGGQRQRIAIARVILKNAPILILDEATSSLDSITEKAIQDTLDSAMNGKTVIVVAHRLSTIAHLDRILVFDQGRIIEDGTHSKLLAKGGAYHRLWQMQAGGFLPVAAIASDS
- a CDS encoding amidohydrolase family protein, encoding MTKYSKLKSSPSAAVRANLDYPVIDTDVHTNDFTPALEDYIAHYGGVKLVDELRKAESSRLNSKTEGKDWYQQTPEERQNNRTIRSPWWARVTRNTLDLATYTLPALLYERQAEQGSDYSVLFPNNALAAAGASKENRQLLQRAINHYHADIYRPYSDRLTVVAGIPMTTPQEAIEELEFAVNTLGLKVANIPGGVKRPIKAIADKYPADQFPEIGKYASYIDFFGLDSEYDYDPFWAKAVELGVPLTTHYGSQGWTGRSSISNYMNNHIGHFADGSQAFAKALFFGGVTRRFPQLRVGMLEGGADWGAHVYIHLVDRFSKRSLEGLQNYNPDLANPDELFELFAQYGGEITQGHSLSKEELTKSVLGASFNRHSRSPVGSELEDFGAAGIQSIEDIRDLWVNSFFFGSESDDRTIAAAFNDKANPLGVKLNAIYSSDVGHWDVPDLTAPLAESWDLVREGVISEDDFKAYVFGNPHKFYTQANPDFFKDTAVESKLPKTESQVENKTLVSV
- a CDS encoding aldo/keto reductase; amino-acid sequence: MTLPTTKLGQTGLTVSRLVLGTMTFGLQTDEETSIKILDTAAEAGINFLDTADVYPLGGGLPTAGRTEEIIGRWLKGKREHFIIATKAVGKVGPAPWDQGSSRKHILDAIDASLRRLGTDYVDLYQLHSDDASTPLDETLEALDTIVRAGKVRYIGVSNFLAYRLARALGRADVRHLTRFVSIQPRYNLLFREIERELLPLAQEEGLAVIPYNPLAGGLLTGKHNLAEGPTSGTRFTLGAAAERYQDRYWHDREFNTVEQLRTVADLAGLSLTSLAVAWVLANPIITAPIIGASRPEQLFDSLKAVEVKLDDNLKQKLDDITAEYRRGDAVR
- a CDS encoding sulfite exporter TauE/SafE family protein; this translates as MGVKILMRNIWAFAWGALVGILGGLIGLGGAEFRLPVLVSIFNYRTLQAIIINLMVSLVTVTFSFIFRSGIIGLENVFSNLTVIINILAGSLIGSYVGVNYATKINEKTLNRVVVVFLFFLSFVLIGHNFIFSLQSWQLPNLLRIGIAFVAGIVIGIFSSMLGVAGGELIIPTIIMVFAIDIKLAGSLSLAISIPTIIMGLYKYKSQQRLKEVKSEQGFIVSMASGSILGAFIGSSLLRYVASSSLYVILGIILLLSALKLAKHKH